Genomic DNA from Aphelocoma coerulescens isolate FSJ_1873_10779 chromosome 31, UR_Acoe_1.0, whole genome shotgun sequence:
ccccccagccccaattaCCCCCCCGCAGCCGCATTGAAACCCCCCCattgcccctcccccaccccatagagcccccccatagcccccccatcccactgaccccccccagggccccccgaGTGTCGCCGTggggtgcgggggggggggggcgatgTCCCGAGGGGCGGCCGAGGGGGCCCCTgcgccccccgggccccccccggtgcccccccagggcccccccacggtttttgtgctgctggaggggcCCAGCACCCCCGAGACCCTGCGGCTGCTcaggtgagggggggtcccgggggggtggGGGCTTAGGGGGACCCCCGGGAGTTTGGGGGCGGTGCGAGGTGGGGGGGAGGTcgggggggagctgggggggggcgaggagggatttgggagggtCCCAAGGGGGAGCTCTGAAGGGTcccggggggaatttggggggggggtctatgggggatctgggggggttctgggggatttggggggggtagATTgaatctgggggggggggtgtgggaagagtttggggtctgggggggctgcggggttaatctggggggctctgggtaaattgggggggctctggaggGCTCTATGAGGCCGCTGACCCCGccccccgtgcctcccccccccagcctgAGCTCGGTGCTGCCCGAGTCCGGCATCGTGGCCGACATCGAGTGGGACCCCCCCGGAGGGGGcacccccggggacacccccagtGACGCCCCCCCGGGGGACCCCGCTGGAGACCCccaccccggggacccccccggaaCCCCCGCGGACCCCCCCGGACCCTTCTACTGCCTGAAGAGCCaacccctgcccccccccaggTACTGGGActccccctcccaaaaccccctgagACCCCTTTATccctcccccaattcccccccccggggccatggggacacccccaccccccccccataCCTGactccccccatccccctttCCTgcgccccccccaccccaaatcccccccagactCCCCTCAAACCtctccccccccaaaccccttttaaCGCCCCCCTCCCCACAATTAACCCCCTCCTCTCCGCAGCTCTGCCGCCCCCCCCGGGgccatggggacaccccccgcggcccccccccTCGTCGCGGGTGCTGCTCCGGCAGCAGCTGATGCGGGCCCAggcccaggagcaggagcagagggagaggaggggcccccccggacccccccagggccccgggacccccggcccctcccccgccATCGCCGTGGGGGTCCCCCCGGGCACCCGGGCCCCCCCCCATGTGCCCCCCGAGGTGCTCAAggtgaggaaaaggggaggggggaaggggcttggaggggatttggggagaattgggggagggtggggagaattgagggggggttgggaggggttttggggggatttggggtgagttggggggggtttggggagaattggggggggttggggagaattgagggggggttgggaggggtcagggggatttggggggaattgggggggtttggggagaattggggggttttgggaggggtcagggggatttggggggaattggggggaggtttgggaagaatgggggggtttgggaggggtcgggggggttggggagaattggagggatttgggaggggtcagagaggatttggggagagttgggggggtttggggggaattagGGAGggttgggaggggtttgggggtttggggaggtttggggagaataggggggatttgggaggggtttggggatgtCAGggcagggggatttggggggctttgCAGATTTGGGGGGATGGGTTGGGGAAGAAAATGTGGGATTTTGGAggtgaaaatttgggattttgaggggggaaaatttgggatatTGGAGGCAAAATTTGGGATATcggggggggaaatttgggatattGGAGGGAAATTTGGAATCTCGGGGCATGATACGGGATGGAGGGGGActctggggatttgggggatggaTCGGAggggggggggctctggggggggtctctgtatatttttgggggtcccctcACCCCTTCTCCTGCCGCCCCCAGGTGCAGACACACCTGGAGAACCCCACCCGGTACCACCTGCGCGCGGCGCAGCGGCAGCAGCTGCGCCAGTACCTGAGCCACGcccgcggggggcggggggggcagcgccagccccccccagggaccccccccagagcccccccagagcccccccccgGCGCTGCTGCACCACGAGAAggaggtggggggggagggggggggtgggggtgtgataaagggggggaggggggagtgaTAAGCGGGGCTAGGGGCGTGGTAAGGGGAGGGTGATAAGAGGGGGGCATGATAAGGGGGGATGGGGGTGTGATAAGGGGGGTGATGTCATACGGGGGTGGGGGTGTGGTAAGGGGGGGTGTAATGTGGTGAGTCAGGGTGGTGACGTCATACGGGGTGGGGGGGCGATGTCGTAAGGGACGATGATGTCATAAAGGGAGTGGTGACGTCATAAGGAGAGGCGTGGCGTGACgaggggggtgggggtgtgATAAGAGGTGGTGATGACGTCATGGGGGACGGGTGATGTGATAAGGGGGTGATGGCGCAATAGTGGGAGGGCAGTGACGTCATACAGGGATTGATGATGTCataaaggggaggggaggggtccCACGGGCAGCCATGACGCCGATTTTGCCACGCCCCGTGCAGATCGATGACGTCATCGATGAGATCATCAGCCTCGAGTCCAGCTATGACGAGCTGCTCAGCTTCGGCCCCGCCGAGGGgcccctccccctgcccagcacgGTGCGCGGGCCCTTTAAGAGacctgggggcggggcccgaCACAGGCCACGCCCTTTTGACTCACCGGGGGCGTGGCTTGTGGAAGCCCCGCCCACCTTCCACGGGCGGTGCGGcggggtgggcgtggctttGCCCAAATAAGGCGGGGGCGTGGCGCTGCGGGGGCGCGGTGTTTCCATATAAGGGCATGGGGGCGTGGCTTGCCGCCATTGAAGAGCGGAGTGGGTGTGGCTggagagggggcgtggccaaccCATGATCGATGGATTGAGGGTGGGGGTTTATAATGAGTGGGCGTGGTCAGAtcggggtgggcgtggcctgtggtgggcgtggcctcacCAAAACTCCCCCGTGCCGGGGGGGGAGGCGTTTGACTGGGTGGGCGTGTCAGGGTGGGTGCGGTCGGTGTGGGCGTGGTCAGTGTGGGTGTGGTCAGTGTGGGTGTGGTCAGGGTGGGTGTGGTCAGGGTGGGCGTGGCCGCTCTGACCCCTCCCCTTCCGGCAGCTCCCGGCCCCAGGGCCCCTCCTGGAGGTGTTCAGCCCCCCCCAGGgcgggagcagctcctgcccggCCGAGCTGCCCCGGGTCAAGGCCGAGCTCTCAGGTACGGGGGGGCCTGCGGGGGtctttgggggatcctggggggtggggaggggtcctcgGGGGGGCCTTAAAGGGTTAAAAGGGGTTGAGGGGGGGGGTCGTtgtggtggggaggggtctttGGGGGATTAGAAAGGGTTGGGGGAGTCACTCTGGTGGTCCCAGGGGTCcatctgggggtcccggggggggctcTGAGGTTGATTTTGGGGGCTCCCCTGGGCAGGGGCTCCATGcggggtgggaaggagggatcCATAttgtggggaggggtctctgaCTGTGCTCCCTCCCCCCAGAAACGGAGGCCAAGGCGCTGCTGAAGGAGCGGCAGAAGAAGGACAACCACAACCTCAGTGAGTctgggggggcccgggggggtccccaggggtccccaggggtccccaggggctgggggggggttcctgggggggtCACCGAGGGTCTCACgtgtcccccccttcccccccccgcaGTCGAGCGGCGCCGGCGCTTCAACATCAACGATCGGATCAAGGAATTGGGGACCCTGATCCCCAAATCCAACGACCCGtgagtgggggaggggtcccgggggggggctgggacctgcgggggggtcctggaagggaaaTTTGGCAGCCAGGGACTCCCGTGGTGGGTCGTGGAAGGGAAATTCGACGTTTAGGGGTTCCCtcagggggtcctggaagggaagTTTGGCAGCCAACGGCCCTTAGGGTGGGTTCTGGAAGGGACCCAAGTGTCCATggcaggtcctggaagggaaaCTTGATCTCCATGATGGGTCCTGGGAGGGATCCCAATGTGCAGGAAtttcctggggggtcctggaagggaaaCTTCCCCCGTgacaggtcctggaagggacaACTGGGAGGGTCCCCGGCATCCAGGGGTATCCGATGGGATCGGGGTGATCCTGAGGGAGATCCCATGGGTGATGCTGGTGCGATCCGGGTCCTGGCAGGGAGATGCGCTGGAACAAGGGCACGATCCTGAAGGCGTCCGTGGATTACATCCGGAAGCTGCAGAAGGAGACGCAGCGATCccgggagctggagctgcaccagCAGCGCCTGGAGCAGGCGAACCGCAGCCTCCAGCTGCGCGTGCAGGTCCGGGAACGCGCCCGGGGAACGCGGGAGTGGGGCGGGAACGGGGcagtggggtgggaatgggggagtggggtgggaatgggggagcggggtgggaatgggggagtgGGGCGGGAACGGGGGAGTGGGGCGGGAACGggggagtggggctgggaacgggggagtggggtgggaacgggggagtggggctgggaatgggggaacgGGGGTGGAATGGGGGAGTGGGGCGGGAACGGGGgagtggggtgggaatgggggagtgGGGCTGGAATGGGGGAGTggggtggggctgggaatgggggagtgGGGCGGGAATGGGGCAGCGGGGCGGGAATGAGGGAGTGGGGCGGGAACGGGGGAgcggggtgggaatgggggagcggggtgggaatgggggagcagggctggaatgGGGGAGTGGGGCTGGAATGGGGGAGTGGGGCGGGAACGGGGGAGTGGGGCGGGAACGGGGGAGTGGGGTGGGAACGggggagtggggctgggaatgggcgagattggggtgggaatgggggagtggggtgggaatgggggagtgGGGCGGGAACGGGGGAGTGGGGTGGGAACGGGGGAGTGGGGCTGGAATGGGGGAACGGGGGTGGAATGGGGGAGTGGGGCGGGAACGGGGgagtggggtgggaatgggggagtgGGGCTGGAATGGGGGAGTggggtggggctgggaatgggggagtgGGGCGGGAATGGGGCAGCGGGGCGGGAATGAGGGAgcggggtgggaatgggggagcggggctggaaTGGGGGAGCGGGGTGGGAATGAGGGAGCGGGGCGGGAAtgggggagcggggctggaaTGGGCAGGAGTGGGGGCTGGAATGGGGGAACGGGGCTGGGAATAGGGGAGCGGGGTGGGAATGAgggattggggtgggaatgggcgggagcggggctgggaatgagggagcggggcgggagtgggggagaggggtgggaatgagggattggggtgggaagggtgggatcgggggtgggaatgggggattggggCTGAAAaagggattgggactgggaatgtgggattggggctggaagggggggattggggttgggaagggcgggatttgggggtctgggggtcagtgaggggcACGCTGGGGGGGTCTTAGGGATGTTCCAGGGCTGGGATGGCTTTTGGGGGGGTTATGGTGTGGCCTGGCGGGGGTTTCCCACGGGATCAGGGGGAGCAGAATCCAGGGAATGTTGGGGTTGGGATCTGGGGGATTTGATGGATTTGGGGGaggaatttttgggatatttgggtcaccgagctccccctccccccatccccaggaACTGGAGCTCCAGGCCCAACTCCACGGGCTCCCCCTGAATCCCCCCGCGGcccccatggcagaggggggGGGTTGCGAGGAAACCTCGGGGGGTCCCCCCTTCCCCTCGGGgggtccccccaccccccagtgCCTGCTGGACCTGGCGGTGGCCGAGGAGCTCCCCccggggctggccctgcccctggggctggggggacccgAGGGGACATTCGAGGACATCCTGATGGACGACGGGGGGGGGGCTGGCCCCCCTCGGCCCCCCCGGCGCCCTCCTGGCCTCCCCGGGCCCCTCGCGGGCCTCCAGCCCccgcagcagcctcagcatggaGGACGAGCCCTGAGGCCGCCCTGGAAGGaccctgggccgggagggaggggggactTTTAGGGACCCTCCCCATCTTTTAGGGACCCCCCCCGCCCACCCCGAGGCCGTGTCAGGTGGTCCCCACCGGGTGCCGTTTTAAGAGTCTTAAATCGGGCGCGCGCATTTTAATGGGGACCCCGCCCGTTTAAGGCGCGTTGCCCTTTTAAGGCGCCCCGTGTGGGACCCCTCTTAAAGGGGCGCTGCCGGTCATGGCCGGTTTAAAGGAGCGGTGTCGCCCTCAATGTGTGGCCCCTTTAAGGCGCTGGCGTCGGGCCCCCACCTGGGCGTGGCTCTTTGAAGGCCCCGCCCCGTAATGAGGCCACGCCTCTTTCCCGGTTCGCCCAATcagggagctcctgggggcTGGGCCCTCACGCGAAGCCCCGCCCTCCTTTGCTGTCACTCACACTTGCCCCGCCCATTACTAACGCCCCACGGACCACGCCCCCTTTTAGAGGCCCCGCCCACCGGCCCCACTTAAAGGGCCACACCCCGCATTtaccccctcccctcccctccccgatTTTGTACTGGACCCTCACGTGGGAAATAAAAGTTTGGTAACGACGGAGGCCCCGCGCCCTTTGTCCCGTGCCCGggtcccccc
This window encodes:
- the LOC138100359 gene encoding LOW QUALITY PROTEIN: transcription factor E3-like (The sequence of the model RefSeq protein was modified relative to this genomic sequence to represent the inferred CDS: deleted 3 bases in 3 codons), giving the protein MSRGAAEGAPAPPGPPPVPPQGPPTVFVLLEGPSTPETLRLLSLSSVLPESGIVADIEWDPPGGGTPGDTPSDAPPGDPAGDPHPGDPPGTPADPPGPFYCLKSQPLPPPSSAAPPGAMGTPPAAPPSSRVLLRQQLMRAQAQEQEQRERRGPPGPPQGPGTPGPSPAIAVGVPPGTRAPPHVPPEVLKVQTHLENPTRYHLRAAQRQQLRQYLSHARGGRGGSASPPQGPPPEPPQSPPPALLHHEKEIDDVIDEIISLESSYDELLSFGPAEGPLPLPSTLPAPGPLLEVFSPPQGGSSSCPAELPRVKAELSETEAKALLKERQKKDNHNLIERRRRFNINDRIKELGTLIPKSNDPEMRWNKGTILKASVDYIRKLQKETQRSRELELHQQRLEQANRSLQLRVQELELQAQLHGLPLNPPAAPMAEGGGCEETSGGPPFPSGGPPTPQCLLDLAVAEELPPGLALPLGLGGPEGTFEDILMDDGGGLAPLGPPGALLASPGPSRASSPRSSLSMEDEP